The DNA segment CGAGGAGACGAAGGCGCTCATCGCCGAGCTCTCAGAGCGATACCCAGGCATCGGATTCATCGTCGTTCGCGAGCAGCGATCAGATCTCGAGGACTGGGTCGATGGCATGGAGATCCACGCGGTCCTGAGCCCGGAGGCTTCGGACAGCACGACGGAGTCCCTGCTCGAACGTCTCGATGAATGGCTCGTGACGTCGGGCCGCCTGCGGGAGCGCACCCAGGCCGAGATCGACGCGGAGACGCGCCGCGATGAGATCGCCGATGTCTTCGCGATGCTTGCGCCCGGCGTGCGTGCGGAGGAATCAGCGGGAGACGTCGGTGATGCAGTACGAGTCGAGCCGGAGCAGGGAGAGGATGAGGCCGAGGGTACGGCCGGCCCCGGCGTCGAGCCCGAAACCGAGCCCGAGCCGGACTGGGTGATCCCGCCGATGGGGCGTGGCATCCGATCCGAGGTCGTCGTGGTCGCCGCACCGAAGGGCGGGCAGGGGAAGACGACGACGGCGATCAACCTGTCGGCGGGTCTCGCCGAGGTGCACCCGAACTCCGTCGTCCTCGTCGATGCCGACGTGCAGTTCGGCGATATCGCCAATGCGCTCGACCTCCGACCGCAATACTCGCTCGCTGATGTCGTCGGCGTGGGCGACGATGAGGTCGCGATGAAGGCGCTGCTCACGCGGCACGACGACGACTTCTTCGTCGTCGCGGCTCCGCCGTCGCCCGAACTGGCAGACGAGATCCCCCCGAGTGAACTCGGCGTCCTGATCCGTCGACTCGCCACGATGTTCCGCTACGTCGTCGTGGACACGACGCCGGGACTCGGCGAACACACGCTGGTCGCGCTCGAGCAGGCGACAGACGGCGTGTTCGTGACGAACATGACCGTCCCCAGCCTCAGAGCACTTCGCAAGGAGTTCGAACTGCTCGTCGACCTCGACTTGGTGCCATCGAACCGCCACGTCATCCTGAACTTCGTCGAGAAGAACACCGGAATCCTCCCGAAGGACGCCGCGCGCATCATCGGAGCACCGATCGATGTCGAGGTGCCGCGATCGATCGGCGCGGTCCTCGCATCCAACGCCGGAGTCCCGCTCATCCACAACGACGTCCGCGACCCCGCCGCCAAAGCGATCCGCACAGCCGTGCAGCGGATCGAACCGGCCGCCGTCCCCACCCGCAAGCGCATCCACAGGAAAGCGAGGGCAGCGCAATGAGCCTGAGCGACCGACTCGAACGAGCACGCGGAGCACACCGCAGCACCGAGACCGAAGCGGCCCCGGCGCTGTCGGATCCACCGGGCAACGCCCCGACCGCGCCAGACGAACCGGACGCAGCCGGTGGCGGCGCGGTGTCGGCCGACACCGCGGAACGCGGGGTCTCCAAGCCTGCTGCCGAGGTCGCGCCCGACGACGCTGCACACACGAGCACCTGGACGGCCGTCGCGGGCGACACCCCGACGCAACATCAGAGCGACCCCCTGACCGATCTCAAGGAACGCGCCGCACAGGAGCTGTTTCGACGGATCGGGTCCAGACTCAATGACTCGACACTCACCGAGGACCGGCTGCACGCGCTCGCTCGTGAGGAGCTCGGGTTCATCGTCGAGGCCGAGCAGGTCGCGCTCACGACTGCGGAGCGCAACCGACTGATCACTGAGATCGGCGCCGACGTCCTCGGCTTCGGCCCGCTCGAACAACTGCTCGACGATCCTGACGTCACCGAGATCATGGTGAACCGTCACGACCAGATCTTCGTCGAACGGAACGGTCGGCTCTACGAATCGCGGAGCCGGTTCACCGGTGAGCCGCAGCTTCGCCGGGTGATCGAGCGGATCGTCTCGCGTGTGGGTCGGAGGATCGACGAGTCCTCGCCCCTGGTCGACGCTCGACTCGCCGACGGGTCGCGGGTCAACGCGATCATCCCACCGCTCGCCGTCGATGGATCGTCGCTCACGATCCGCAAGTTCGCCCGAACGCCCTACACGGTCGAGGATCTCATCGGATTCGACACCATCAACCGCGAGATGGCCACGCTGCTCGACGCGGCAGTTCGGGCGAAGCTGAACGTCCTGGTTTCCGGTGGAACTGGGACCGGCAAGACCACGTTGCTCAACGTCCTGTCCGCGTTCATCCCGAACGACGAGCGCATCATCACGATCGAGGACGCAGTCGAACTGCAACTCCAGCAGGAGCACGTCGTGCGGCTCGAATCCCGCCCCGCGAACATCGAGGGCCGCGGCGAGATCACGATTCGCGACCTCGTCCGGAACTCGCTCCGCATGCGTCCGGACCGCATCGTCATCGGCGAGGTTCGAGGAGGCGAAAGCCTGGACATGCTCCAGGCCATGAACACCGGGCACGAGGGGTCGATCTCGACGATCCACGCGAACTCGCCACGCGACGCCCTGTCGAGGCTCGAGACCCTCGTGCTCATGGCCGGAATGGACCTCCCGCTGCGTGCCATCCGCGAACAGATCGCGTCCGCGATCGACGTGGTCGTGCAGATCTCGCGCCTCCGTGACGGGACCCGTCGCGTCGTCAGTGTCACCGAGGTCCAGGGCATGGAGGGCGAGATCATCACCATGCAGGATGCGTTCGCCTTCGATTTCGCGGCCGGGATCGATGCCGACGGGAGGTTCCGCGGCCATGCCGTTCCCACGGGCGTCCGGCCTCGGTTCGTCGACCGGTTCGAGGAACTCGGGATCGCGATCCCGCCCGGGATCTTCAGGTACCAGCCCGTCGCCTACGGACTCGGAGAACTCGGATGAGTCCGCTGCTCGCGATCGGTATCGCGTTCGTTCTGCTCGCGCTGCTCGCGCTCGTCCTCCTCGTGCTCTTCCCCCCGCCTCGCCGCATCGCAGTCGAACGTCGTCTGGCTCCGGGCGAGCAGTACGTATCCGCAGTCACCCGTGCTACCGACAAGACGGTCGCCGTACTCGACTCGGCCATTGCCCAGCGCAATCGCGGATGGTTCAACGAGGAGCGGCTCGAGCTCGCCGGGGTTCGATCCACCCCATCCGGCGTCGTGCTCGTGACGTTCGGCCTTGCGGCGGTGCTCGCGTTGCTCGGCGTCCTCGTCGGGTTCGGGTCGTGGTTGGCGCTCGTCTGGGCACTTCTCTTCGCCGCCTTCGCTCCGGTGCTCGCAAACCTGTACCTGACGATTCGGACCGGCCGCCGCCGCGCTGCATTCGCGGACCAACTCGACGACACGCTGCAGTTGCTCTCAGGCAACCTTCGTGCCGGCCACGGGCTCACCCAGGCGCTCGACTCCGTGGCACGCTTCGCCGACCCGCCCACATCCGAGGAGTTCTCCCGGATCGTCAATGAGACGAGGATCGGCCGCGATCTCGGTGAAGCACTTCACGGCACTGCGGCACGAATGCGATCAGACGACTTCACCTGGGCGGCACAGGCGATCGAGATCAACCGTTCGACGGGTGGAAACCTGGCCGAGACACTGCAGCGCACTGCCGCGACCATTCGCGAGAGAAACCAGATCCGACGTCAGGTGAAGGCGCTGAGCGCTGAGGGGCGTCTGTCGGCCATCATCCTCATCGCCCTGCCCATCGCTGTGTTCTTCGGCGTGCTCA comes from the Agromyces marinus genome and includes:
- a CDS encoding AAA family ATPase; the encoded protein is MTSYLLVSRSAEYESRLRRLLGARLQVVPGEYVTFGPDAALRQVDGGPRIALLGPLLSYEETKALIAELSERYPGIGFIVVREQRSDLEDWVDGMEIHAVLSPEASDSTTESLLERLDEWLVTSGRLRERTQAEIDAETRRDEIADVFAMLAPGVRAEESAGDVGDAVRVEPEQGEDEAEGTAGPGVEPETEPEPDWVIPPMGRGIRSEVVVVAAPKGGQGKTTTAINLSAGLAEVHPNSVVLVDADVQFGDIANALDLRPQYSLADVVGVGDDEVAMKALLTRHDDDFFVVAAPPSPELADEIPPSELGVLIRRLATMFRYVVVDTTPGLGEHTLVALEQATDGVFVTNMTVPSLRALRKEFELLVDLDLVPSNRHVILNFVEKNTGILPKDAARIIGAPIDVEVPRSIGAVLASNAGVPLIHNDVRDPAAKAIRTAVQRIEPAAVPTRKRIHRKARAAQ
- a CDS encoding CpaF family protein, whose protein sequence is MSLSDRLERARGAHRSTETEAAPALSDPPGNAPTAPDEPDAAGGGAVSADTAERGVSKPAAEVAPDDAAHTSTWTAVAGDTPTQHQSDPLTDLKERAAQELFRRIGSRLNDSTLTEDRLHALAREELGFIVEAEQVALTTAERNRLITEIGADVLGFGPLEQLLDDPDVTEIMVNRHDQIFVERNGRLYESRSRFTGEPQLRRVIERIVSRVGRRIDESSPLVDARLADGSRVNAIIPPLAVDGSSLTIRKFARTPYTVEDLIGFDTINREMATLLDAAVRAKLNVLVSGGTGTGKTTLLNVLSAFIPNDERIITIEDAVELQLQQEHVVRLESRPANIEGRGEITIRDLVRNSLRMRPDRIVIGEVRGGESLDMLQAMNTGHEGSISTIHANSPRDALSRLETLVLMAGMDLPLRAIREQIASAIDVVVQISRLRDGTRRVVSVTEVQGMEGEIITMQDAFAFDFAAGIDADGRFRGHAVPTGVRPRFVDRFEELGIAIPPGIFRYQPVAYGLGELG
- a CDS encoding type II secretion system F family protein, whose translation is MSPLLAIGIAFVLLALLALVLLVLFPPPRRIAVERRLAPGEQYVSAVTRATDKTVAVLDSAIAQRNRGWFNEERLELAGVRSTPSGVVLVTFGLAAVLALLGVLVGFGSWLALVWALLFAAFAPVLANLYLTIRTGRRRAAFADQLDDTLQLLSGNLRAGHGLTQALDSVARFADPPTSEEFSRIVNETRIGRDLGEALHGTAARMRSDDFTWAAQAIEINRSTGGNLAETLQRTAATIRERNQIRRQVKALSAEGRLSAIILIALPIAVFFGVLILQPAYLAPFVETIFGWMALALAAVLMTVGTVWMLFAVRVKF